From Leishmania mexicana MHOM/GT/2001/U1103 complete genome, chromosome 21, a single genomic window includes:
- a CDS encoding putative serine/threonine-protein kinase: MEKYKQLKVLGKGSFGSAWLIQRNEDRAQFVAKEVRLGGLKPAERESAQKEIDMLRTLNHPNITRYVDHFEHKGSLFIVMEYANGGDLYMRIKQQQGQLLSEKGILQCFSQICLALSYMHERRILHRDLKTQNVFLTKDGVVKVGDFGISTVLRNTYELKHTICGTPYYFSPELCLNKPYNNKSDVWALGCILYEMTTLNHAFDGSNMKALVQKILKGVYPPIHLMYSSNLSRLISSMLQIDPHKRPNVSQVLDLNFIREALAGLREEVQVARADRRSVVSVEERAQMQEAAGRRKEEYCRKELESAASVAKAQQQQQAILMQQQLEGEERRRNLVEQQRRLQRQQELALQERKRALDERVREQRKLQGQKAKADAKAHRHREKQWDDNIKEQVIEEQRRREAEEHHCRSECQGPPQPQQERLQQQQQEQSAAEAYREMRRQAAANKQRCYRESVFPGGAPCLQQRQQDEPSAVPAGQPPPPRTPPSSSHYCSRKMTPEELEDARSQAFWQMRREAMDNRKKMLDHDVTDTGESQAPTSAEAATGASPAPSNGKSTSFSSDPVPPQMSTLPPPPSTAATEKKPSKKLMSRKDKSISESTGAQLPASSPAPAVLPPPGAAAAAVVPQEGDNSMTPDGEEGLHNFLNGEAAATSPTEAEDRRRDDDYNALDTVIGETLKADRPTNFKDDFDDAAFGEATDSSRLVLDGKTFHLPNVSATDPLMHRIESLRIFLEKEMGDDDLIKCYRAMNNISASDDEVMHQLQNALPPSKQRFIPLVAHLVVCEDAFNRQGASASASAIGL; the protein is encoded by the coding sequence ATGGAGAAGTACAAGCAGTTGAAGGTGCTCGGCAAGGGCAGCTTTGGCTCCGCCTGGCTCATCCAACGTAATGAAGATCGCGCGCAGTTCGTGGCGAAAGAGGTTCGGCTTGGTGGCTTGAAGCCGGCGGAGCGAGAAAGTGCGCAGAAGGAGATCGATATGCTGCGCACGCTGAACCACCCCAACATCACACGCTACGTGGACCACTTTGAGCACAAGGGCTCACTCTTCATTGTCATGGAGTACGCCAACGGCGGTGACCTGTACATGAGGatcaagcagcagcagggtcAGCTCCTCTCAGAGAAGGGGATTCTACAATGCTTTTCGCAGATCTGCCTGGCGCTGTCGTACATGCACGAGCGCCGCATTCTCCACCGAGACCTCAAGACGCAAAACGTGTTCTTGACCAAGGACGGCGTCGTGAAGGTAGGTGATTTTGGCATCAGCACCGTGTTGCGCAACACGTACGAGTTGAAACACACGATCTGCGGCACCCCCTACTATTTCTCACCGGAGCTGTGCCTCAACAAACCCTACAACAACAAGAGCGATGTGTGGGCACTCGGATGCATCCTGTACGAGATGACCACCCTGAACCACGCCTTCGACGGCAGCAACATGAAGGCGCTGGTGCAGAAGATTCTCAAGGGCGTGTACCCGCCGATTCATCTCATGTACTCGAGCAACCTGTCGCGACTCATCTCTTCCATGCTGCAGATTGACCCTCACAAGCGGCCGAACGTGTCGCAGGTGCTGGATCTCAACTTCATTCGCGAGGCTCTGGCGGGGCTACGGGAAGAGGTGCAAGTCGCACGCGCAGACCGCCGCTCCGTCGTGTCGGTCGAGGAGCGGGCACAAATGCAGGAGGCCGCGGGCCGGCGCAAGGAAGAGTACTGCCGAAAGGAACTGGAAAGCGCGGCAAGTGTggccaaggcgcagcagcagcagcaggccatcctcatgcagcagcagctcgagggagaggagcggcggcgcaatTTAGTggagcaacagcggcgactccagcggcagcaggagctcGCCTTGCAGGAGCGCAAACGTGCCCTGGACGAGCGAGTACGGGAGCAGCGCAAGTTGCAAGGGCAAAAAGCCAAGGCGGACGCCAAGGCACATCGCCATCGTGAGAAGCAGTGGGACGACAACATCAAGGAGCAGGTGATCGAggagcaacgccgccgcgaggctgaggagcacCACTGCCGATCTGAATGCCAAGGCCCCCCGCAGCCGCAACAGGAGCggctacagcagcagcagcaggagcagtccgccgcggaggcgtaCCGTGAGATGCGACGACAGGCAGCAGCCAACAAGCAGCGCTGCTACCGAGAGTCTGTTTTTCCAGGCGGAGCACCTTGcttgcagcagcgacagcaggaCGAGCCCTCAGCAGTGCCAGCCGgccagccgccaccgccgcgcacacCTCCCTCGAGCAGCCATTACTGCTCGCGCAAGATGACGccagaggagctggaggatgCGCGGTCACAAGCGTTTTGGCAGATGCGGCGCGAGGCCATGGATAACCGAAAAAAGATGCTGGACCACGACGTCACAGACACCGGCGAGTCACAGGCACCGACGTCAGCGGAGGCCGCAACTGGCGCCTCGCCGGCTCCTTCGAATGGGAAGAGTACATCCTTCTCTTCAGACCCTGTACCGCCGCAGATGAGtacgctgccgccaccgccatcaacggcagcgacagagaaGAAACCGAGCAAGAAATTGATGTCGCGCAAGGATAAGAGTATATCAGAAAGCACGGGCGCACAgctgccggcgtcgtcgccagcacctgcagtgctgccgcctcctggcgctgctgctgctgccgtcgtgcCGCAGGAGGGGGATAACAGCATGACGCCggatggagaggaggggctgcACAACTTCTTGAacggtgaggcggcggccacgtcgcCGACGGAGGCCGAGGACCGCCGGCGAGACGACGACTACAACGCGCTGGACACGGTCATTGGCGAGACGTTAAAGGCAGATCGCCCAACGAACTTCAAGGACGACTTCGACGACGCCGCCTTCGGCGAGGCGACAGACTCCAGCAGGCTGGTGCTGGACGGTAAGACGTTCCACCTGCCGAATGTGAGCGCCACCGACCCGCTCATGCACCGCATCGAGTCCCTGCGCATATTCCTCGAGAAGGAGATGGGCGACGACGACCTCATTAAATGCTACCGAGCCATGAACAACATCTCTGCCAGCGATGATGAGGTGATGCACCAGCTGCAGAACGCGCTGCCACCGTCCAAGCAGCGCTTCATCCCGCTAGTCGCGCACCTCGTTGTGTGCGAAGACGCCTTCAACCGCCAaggcgcctccgcctccgcctccgccatcgGCCTTTGA